Proteins found in one Canis lupus baileyi chromosome 18, mCanLup2.hap1, whole genome shotgun sequence genomic segment:
- the LOC140609594 gene encoding olfactory receptor 11L1-like yields MKPPNVSSVTEFQLLGFQNLLEWQTLLFPIFLFIYFLTVTGNVVIIAVVSEDQQLHSPMYVFLKHLSFLEIWYTSTIVPLLLANLLCHGQAISFPACMMQLYFFVFFGATECFLLAMMAYDRYLAICNPLHYSFLMSPEICTKLVAISWLTGVGTGFLPSLMISKLDFCGPNEINHFFCDLPPLMQLSCSSVFITRMVIFILSIAVLCICFFLTLISYVFIVSTILRIPSASGQMKTFSTCGSHLAVVTIYYGTMISMYVRPNDHLSPEISKIISVFYTVVTPLLNPVIYSLRNQEFKDAVRRVIRKKCGIYGVRLKGSFCVR; encoded by the coding sequence ATGAAGCCCCCAAATGTGTCCAGTGTCACTGAGTTTCAGCTCCTGGGGTTCCAGAACCTTCTTGAATGGCAGACGCTGCTCTTTCCCATTTTCTTGTTCATCTACTTTCTCACAGTCACAGGGAATGTTGTCATTATTGCAGTGGTGAGCGAGGACCAGCAACTACACTCACCCATGTACGTATTTCTCAAACATCTCTCCTTTCTGGAGATCTGGTATACATCCACCATTGTGCCCCTTCTCCTAGCCAACCTACTCTGCCATGGCCAAGCCATCTCCTTCCCTGCGTGTATGATGCAGCTTTACTTCTTTGTGTTCTTTGGGGCTACCGAATGCTTTCTTCTGGCTATGATGGCCTATGACCGATATCTGGCCATCTGCAACCCACTCCACTACTCTTTCCTGATGAGTCCTGAAATCTGCACCAAGTTGGTGGCAATCTCCTGGTTGACAGGTGTTGGAACAGGATTTCTGCCCTCGCTAATGATTTCCAAGTTGGATTTCTGTGGTCCTAACGAGATCAATCATTTCTTCTGTGACCTCCCACCCCTCATGCAGCTCTCATGTTCCAGTGTGTTTATCACCAGGATGGTCATCTTTATCCTGTCAATTGCAGTGCTgtgcatttgcttttttcttactCTCATATCCTATGTTTTCATTGTATCTACCATATTGAGAATTCCTTCAGCCTCTGGCCAGATGAAGACCTTTTCCACATGTGGCTCCCATTTGGCTGTTGTCACTATCTACTATGGGACCATGATCTCCATGTATGTTCGCCCCAATGACCACTTATCACCTGAAATTAGTAAGATCATTTCTGTCTTCTACACTGTGGTCACCCCATTGCTGAACCCTGTCATCTACAGCTTGAGGAACCAAGAATTCAAAGACGCTGTTAGAAGAGTCATAAGAAAAAAGTGTGGTATCTATGGAGTAAGATTGAAGGGGAGTTTCTGTGTTAGGtaa